The region CTTTGGCGAAGTAGGACAGGATGATGTCGGCACCGGCGCGCTTTATACTTAGCAGGCTCTCCAGCATCGCTTTCTCCCCGTCGATCCAGCCTTTTTGGGCGGCGGCCTTTACCATGGCGTACTCTCCGCTCACGTTATAGGCGGCAATGGGCAGGTGCGAGTTCTCACGCAGCGATTTGATGATATCCAGGTAGGCCAGGGCTGGCTTCACCATCAGGTAGTCTGCGCCTTCGGCAATATCGAGCTCGGCCTCCAGTAGGGCTTCGCGGGTGTTGGCCGGGTTCATCTGGTAGGTTTTCTTGTCGCCCATTTTAGGCGCAGAGCTTAGGGCATCTCGGAACGGGCCGTAGAAGGCGCTGGCATACTTGGCAGTATAGCTCATAATGCCTACTTTCTGGTAACCGTTCTCGTCCAGCACATGGCGGAGGTGCGCCACGCGGCCATCCATCATATCCGAAGGAGCTACCACATCGGCACCGGCCTGCGCTTGGGCCAGGGCCATTTTACCCAGCACCTCCAATGTCTCGTCGTTCAGGATTTCCCCGTTCTCCACAATGCCGTCGTGTCCGTCGGAGCTGTAAGGGTCCATGGCTACGTCTGAAAAGATCGCCACATCCGGGAAGTTCTTCTTTATCTCACGGATGGCGTTGGCGTAGAGGCCGTCGGGGTTATGGCTCTCGGAGGCATACTTATCTTTAAGCTGATCCGGTATACTTGGGAAAGGCGCAAAGGCTTTCACGCCCAGCTCCACGCAGGAAGCGATCTCGTCCTGCAGCGTGTCTATGGAAAAGCGGTTAATCCCCGGCATGGAGCCGACTTCAACCCGCTGGTTCTGCCCCTCGATAACGAAGAGCGGAAGTATAAAATCGTTTACATGGAGTGTTGTTTCCTGCACCAGGTTACGAATAGCTTCGGTCTGGCGGTTTCGTCTTGGTCTTCTGAGCATATCTATGAATTTTTACAGAAAAGCGTTCTTTCTTTTGTCTCTGCAAAGGTACGGCTTAAATGGCAGAAAAGCCGAGTGTCTGTAGGGCTAGCACAGATGTATGGCGGACAGGGATGAAAAAAAGAGACGCAGCAACCTGCGTCTCTCCTTAACCGCGCTGCGAGAGCATCATGTTATGAAATTGCCCCTCTGGCTACTCCTGCTCGTCCTCGTCCGGCAGGATCTCCACATCCTGCACCAGCACGAAGTTTTCGATCTCGCGGGCTCTTGGGGTGTTGGCCAGACCACCCTCGGCAGTCTCTTTATACTTGCGCTCCATACTTTCGCCTACCTCGCCGAGAGCCGCCACACATTGGTCTACCGGTATCACCGGGTCTACGCCGGCAATGGCGAGCTGTGCCGACGAGAACGCAATGGCTGCTGCGCTGGCGTTTCGCACAATGCACGGCACCTCCACCAGTCCGGCTACCGGGTCGCACACCAGGCCCAGCATGCACTGGATGGTAATGGCCACGGCATTGAATATCTGCGGCACATCACCGCCGAGGCAATAGACAATACCACCTGCGGCCATGGCGGCAGCGCTGCCTGTTTCGGCCTGGCAGCCGCCCACGGCTCCGGCCAGCGATGCGTTTTGCTCAATAATCAGGGCGATACCGGCTGCCACCAGCAGGGCCTCATGAATCTTTCTGTCCTCCAGGCCATGCAGTTCTTGCAGCGTGGTGAGCGTGCCCGGAAGTATGCCCGAGGCTCCGGCCGTTGGTGCGGCCACGACGCGGCCCATGCAGGAGTTCACCTCCTTGGCGCCCAGCGCCCGCGACACCAGCATCTGAAACTCCGGCGAGAGCACCGTTACCGGCGATCTGGCTACCTTTTTGGCCCCGTTGTTCACCATGCCCGAGCGCGACTTCATGTCTTCGTTGAGGCCGGTCTGTACGGCATCCTTCATCACCTCGTATGCTTTGGCGATGTTCTCCCAGATAAACTCCTCGGTGCGGCCTTTCTG is a window of Pontibacter kalidii DNA encoding:
- the hemB gene encoding porphobilinogen synthase, which encodes MLRRPRRNRQTEAIRNLVQETTLHVNDFILPLFVIEGQNQRVEVGSMPGINRFSIDTLQDEIASCVELGVKAFAPFPSIPDQLKDKYASESHNPDGLYANAIREIKKNFPDVAIFSDVAMDPYSSDGHDGIVENGEILNDETLEVLGKMALAQAQAGADVVAPSDMMDGRVAHLRHVLDENGYQKVGIMSYTAKYASAFYGPFRDALSSAPKMGDKKTYQMNPANTREALLEAELDIAEGADYLMVKPALAYLDIIKSLRENSHLPIAAYNVSGEYAMVKAAAQKGWIDGEKAMLESLLSIKRAGADIILSYFAKEFAQYQKR
- the sdaAA gene encoding L-serine ammonia-lyase, iron-sulfur-dependent, subunit alpha — protein: MSLLFTDFKSWQKHCAETGEPLYQPVLEYEIEQKGRTEEFIWENIAKAYEVMKDAVQTGLNEDMKSRSGMVNNGAKKVARSPVTVLSPEFQMLVSRALGAKEVNSCMGRVVAAPTAGASGILPGTLTTLQELHGLEDRKIHEALLVAAGIALIIEQNASLAGAVGGCQAETGSAAAMAAGGIVYCLGGDVPQIFNAVAITIQCMLGLVCDPVAGLVEVPCIVRNASAAAIAFSSAQLAIAGVDPVIPVDQCVAALGEVGESMERKYKETAEGGLANTPRAREIENFVLVQDVEILPDEDEQE